Within Terriglobales bacterium, the genomic segment TGGCGGCATAGACCTGCATCTTGGTGAGGTCCTGCGCGATGTTGAACAACGTGGGAGCCTGCAACGACGCGGCGACGGTCTGGCCGACGTCGATATTACGGGCAACCACGGTGCCATCGATCGGCGAACGAATGGTGGTGTGGTCGAGGTTGGTTTGCGCCACCGAAACAGCAGCGGCCTTCTGGGAAACCTGGGCCTCAGCTTGCGTGACCTGCGCCTTGGCGGCGTTGACGGCAGCCTGCGCGGTGTCGGCATTGGCTTTCGCCTGGTCGAGCTGTTGCTGTGCAATGACGCCTTCCTTGGCGAGCGCGGAATTGCGCTGATAGTCGGCCGAGGTCTGTTCGGCGGTCGCCTGCGCCTTCACCAGGCCAGCCTTAGCGGCGGCGAGGTTGGCACGTGCGTCCTGGAGATCGGCCTGCGCTTGCAGGAACGCCCCGCGGAACAGTGAATCGTCGATTTGCGCCACCACCTGGTTCTTGGTCACGTGCGAGTTAAAGTCGGCGGAAAGCTTGGAAATCGTGCCCGAAACCTGGGAGCCGACCTGCACGGTGGTAACGGCATTGATGGTGCCGGTAGCTTCGACGACGTCATTGATGTCGCCACGCTCCACGTTGGAGGTGAAGTATTTCGGCGTGGGCGTACGTCCAAAATCGAAGGCGGCAAACACGGCCACGGCGATGACCAGGGCCACAACCACGATCCACTTGCTCTTGAGGTACTTCATAAGATTTCTCCGAGTGCTACTAGATTGGACACGGGAGGAAGCCGAGTAGGGTAAAGAGTCAGTCAGCGAGGGGTAAAAGTTTGTAAATGCAGGACTACCGTGGCTAGTGGCCGGCAGCTAGTGGCTGTTCACGCCGGACAGCTGGTCACCTGATTCAGGAGAGGAGACTCTTGATCCAAGAACTGTCCGGCGCGAATGCGGGATGGCAGCTCCCGATAGCCCGTTCGGAGGAGCAACCGAGGAGCATGCCATCCGCAGCAACGGCTGGTTTTCAGGAGGCACCCCCAGCCGCTGTCCTGGTGCCCGGGTCTTGGGCGAGCACCATTGATTGACACCCATTTAACTCCGATGCCGCCGACATGGGAGTAAAGAGTCGGTCAAAAGAACG encodes:
- a CDS encoding efflux RND transporter periplasmic adaptor subunit, translating into MKYLKSKWIVVVALVIAVAVFAAFDFGRTPTPKYFTSNVERGDINDVVEATGTINAVTTVQVGSQVSGTISKLSADFNSHVTKNQVVAQIDDSLFRGAFLQAQADLQDARANLAAAKAGLVKAQATAEQTSADYQRNSALAKEGVIAQQQLDQAKANADTAQAAVNAAKAQVTQAEAQVSQKAAAVSVAQTNLDHTTIRSPIDGTVVARNIDVGQTVAASLQAPTLFNIAQDLTKMQVYAATDESDVGQIKVGQPITFKVDAFPKDTFRGVVSQIRMNATTVQNVVTYNT